The Mastomys coucha isolate ucsf_1 unplaced genomic scaffold, UCSF_Mcou_1 pScaffold4, whole genome shotgun sequence genome has a segment encoding these proteins:
- the Odf3l2 gene encoding outer dense fiber protein 3-like protein 2 isoform X2, giving the protein MGTLSCDPAARLATVPLPRRVADGHIPETGLRKSCGVATLENAPLQDSSPGPVYFLDPKVTRFGRSCPPAYSMQGRGKVRGLEVTPGPGAYSPEKAPPVRQRNAPAFTLGSRLRQKPPDTSAPAPNAYTMPPLWGSQIFIKPSSPSYTVVGRTPPARPPQDPSETPGPGQYESPDPNTYRQRRPAFSILGRPRTPRPLEDIPGPGTHNPEQVTINRARAPAYTMGIRHSKRASTMAGDTKC; this is encoded by the exons ATGGGGACCCTCAGCTGTGACCCAGCGGCTAGGCTGGCTACAGTGCCCCTGCCCCGGCGGGTGGCTGATGGACACATTCCGGAGACTGGGCTGAGGAAGTCGTGTGGAGTGGCTACCTTGGAGAATG CACCTCTCCAGGATTCCAGCCCAGGACCTGTCTACTTCTTAGACCCGAAAGTTACTCGCTTTGGCCGTAGCTGTCCCCCTGCCTACTCCATGCAGGGCCGGGGCAAGGTTAGAG GTCTGGAGGTGACACCAGGACCTGGGGCCTACAGCCCAGAGAAGGCACCCCCAGTACGCCAGCGGAATGCCCCAGCTTTCACTCTGGGCTCTCGCCTCCGACAGAAGCCCCCAGACACCTCTGCTCCTGCCCCCAATGCCTATACCATGCCACCCCTCTGGGGATCACAGATCTTTATCAAACCCAGCAGTCCCAGCTACACGGTTGTGGGCCGCACACCCCCTGCACGTCCCCCTCAGGACCCTTCCGAGACTCCAGGCCCTGGGCAATATGAGAGTCCTGACCCCAACACCTACCGACAGCGTAGGCCAGCCTTCAGCATACTGGGGAGACCTCGGACACCACGGCCCCTGGAGGACATACCTGGTCCTGGTACCCACAACCCAGAACAAGTCACTATTAACCGGGCCCGGGCGCCGGCGTACACCATGGGCATCCGTCACTCAAAGCGGGCATCCACCATGGCAGGGGACACCAAGTGCTGA
- the Odf3l2 gene encoding outer dense fiber protein 3-like protein 2 isoform X1 has translation MGTLSCDPAARLATVPLPRRVADGHIPETGLRKSCGVATLENGSGPDLYVLPSTVGYVNHDCTKAASPAYSLTRRPSEAPLQDSSPGPVYFLDPKVTRFGRSCPPAYSMQGRGKVRGLEVTPGPGAYSPEKAPPVRQRNAPAFTLGSRLRQKPPDTSAPAPNAYTMPPLWGSQIFIKPSSPSYTVVGRTPPARPPQDPSETPGPGQYESPDPNTYRQRRPAFSILGRPRTPRPLEDIPGPGTHNPEQVTINRARAPAYTMGIRHSKRASTMAGDTKC, from the exons ATGGGGACCCTCAGCTGTGACCCAGCGGCTAGGCTGGCTACAGTGCCCCTGCCCCGGCGGGTGGCTGATGGACACATTCCGGAGACTGGGCTGAGGAAGTCGTGTGGAGTGGCTACCTTGGAGAATG GCTCCGGACCTGACTTGTATGTTCTTCCGTCCACCGTTGGCTATGTCAATCATGATTGTACCAAGGCAGCCAGTCCTGCCTACTCACTCACTCGGAGGCCCAGTGAAG CACCTCTCCAGGATTCCAGCCCAGGACCTGTCTACTTCTTAGACCCGAAAGTTACTCGCTTTGGCCGTAGCTGTCCCCCTGCCTACTCCATGCAGGGCCGGGGCAAGGTTAGAG GTCTGGAGGTGACACCAGGACCTGGGGCCTACAGCCCAGAGAAGGCACCCCCAGTACGCCAGCGGAATGCCCCAGCTTTCACTCTGGGCTCTCGCCTCCGACAGAAGCCCCCAGACACCTCTGCTCCTGCCCCCAATGCCTATACCATGCCACCCCTCTGGGGATCACAGATCTTTATCAAACCCAGCAGTCCCAGCTACACGGTTGTGGGCCGCACACCCCCTGCACGTCCCCCTCAGGACCCTTCCGAGACTCCAGGCCCTGGGCAATATGAGAGTCCTGACCCCAACACCTACCGACAGCGTAGGCCAGCCTTCAGCATACTGGGGAGACCTCGGACACCACGGCCCCTGGAGGACATACCTGGTCCTGGTACCCACAACCCAGAACAAGTCACTATTAACCGGGCCCGGGCGCCGGCGTACACCATGGGCATCCGTCACTCAAAGCGGGCATCCACCATGGCAGGGGACACCAAGTGCTGA